Proteins from a single region of Strix aluco isolate bStrAlu1 chromosome 5, bStrAlu1.hap1, whole genome shotgun sequence:
- the SLC35E3 gene encoding solute carrier family 35 member E3, which produces MGWMPAQGRLAAGLLVNLAASICIVFLNKWLYVRLGFPNLSLTLVHFAITWLGLYLCQALGAFSPKSLQPAQVLPLALSFCGFVVFTNLSLQSNTIGTYQLAKAMTTPVIVVIQSLAYGKTFPLRIKLTLVPITLGVFLNSYYDVKFSVLGMAFATLGVLVTSLYQVWVGAKQHELQVNSMQLLYYQAPMSSAMLLFIIPFFEPVFGEGGIFGPWTLSAVIMVLLSGIIAFMVNLSIYWIIGNTSPVTYNMFGHFKFCITLLGGCLLFKDPLSVNQGLGILCTLLGILAYTHFKLSEQENSKSKLVQRP; this is translated from the exons ATGGGCTGGATGCCGGCCCAGGGTCGTCTGGCGGCGGGGCTGTTGGTGAACCTGGCCGCCTCCATCTGCATCGTCTTCCTGAACAAGTGGCTGTACGTGCGGTTGGGCTTCCCCAACCTCAGCCTCACCCTGGTGCACTTCGCCATCACCTGGCTCGGCCTTTACCTGTGCCAGGCGCTCGGCGCCTTCTCCCCCAAAAGCCTCCAGCCCGCTCAGGTGCTGCCGTTAGCCCTCAGCTTCTGCGGCTTCGTCGTCTTCACCAACCTCTCCCTGCAGAGCAACACCATCGGTACCTACCAGCTGGCTAAGGCCATGACCACGCCGGTCATCGTGGTCATCCAGAGCCTGGCTTACGGAAAGACCTTTCCTCTCCGTATCAAGCTTACCCTG GTCCCCATCACGCTGGGCGTCTTCCTCAACTCCTACTACGACGTGAAGTTTAGCGTCCTGGGGATGGCGTTTGCCACCTTGGGCGTCCTGGTGACCTCCCTCTACCAAGTG TGGGTGGGAGCTAAGCAGCATGAGTTGCAGGTAAACTCTATGCAGTTGCTGTACTATCAGGCACCAATGTCCTCAGCTATGTTGCTGTTCATCATACCCTTCTTTGAGCCAGTCTTTGGAGAAGGGGGAATATTTGGGCCCTGGACGCTTTCTGCTGTG ATAATGGTACTGCTGTCTGGAATAATTGCCTTTATGGTAAACTTGTCCATTTACTGGATCATTGGAAATACGTCACCTGTCAC GTATAACATGTTTGGACATTTCAAGTTCTGCATCACCCTCCTGGGAGGGTGCCTCTTATTTAAGGATCCACTGTCTGTTAATCAAGGCCTTGGGATTCTGTGCACATTGTTAGGCATTTTAGCTTACACCCACTTCAAGCTTAGTGAGCAGGAAAACAGTAAGAGTAAATTGGTTCAGCGTCCGTAA